A stretch of Labilibaculum sp. DW002 DNA encodes these proteins:
- a CDS encoding AMP-binding protein has product MKQYKSLTFPALFSETVEKFGTCNAMALVGQTPFTYNEVNSHIQSLIVFYEKLGIKPGDRIAILSTNMPNWGVAYYATTFMGAVVVPILPDFTEFEIENILQHSEAKLIFVSKALSSKLDNINVESLESKISIEDFSLINSVESSPKFDLAEKSTTDYHINEDDMAAIIYTSGTTGSSKGVMLSHKNICSNATSARNLHPINETDRFLSILPLSHTYENTLGFVIPMLAGSCIYYLGKTPVPSLLISALKEVKPTVMFSVPLIIEKIYKGKILPNINGKALTRYLYKIPFFRRKLNAIAGKKLMETFGGELTFFGIGGAKLNDQVELFLREAKFPYAIGYGLTETAPLIAGSGPAITKFQSTGPALIGVELKINNPDPVTQVGEIWAKGDNVMLGYYKDPEKTKEVLTEDGWFKTGDLAKMDKNNYLYIESRLKNMIVGASGENIYPEEIESVINNFKHVVESVVVEKKGKLVAMVHFNYEELEQQYKTIRKDVENYVDQQIDDLMQELHEYVNSRVNKFSQVQMVIAQVDPFQKTATHKIKRFLYY; this is encoded by the coding sequence ATGAAACAGTATAAAAGCTTAACATTTCCTGCTCTTTTTTCGGAAACTGTAGAGAAATTCGGAACCTGTAACGCAATGGCCCTTGTAGGGCAAACACCTTTTACTTATAACGAGGTAAATTCACATATTCAATCTTTAATTGTATTTTACGAGAAATTAGGTATTAAGCCCGGAGATAGAATAGCTATTCTTAGTACAAATATGCCCAATTGGGGAGTCGCATATTATGCAACTACCTTTATGGGAGCAGTGGTTGTTCCTATTCTTCCGGATTTTACCGAGTTCGAAATTGAAAATATATTACAACATTCTGAAGCTAAACTTATTTTTGTCTCGAAAGCTTTGTCTTCCAAATTAGATAATATCAATGTTGAAAGTTTAGAGTCTAAAATTAGCATTGAGGATTTTTCACTGATAAATTCAGTGGAATCATCACCTAAGTTTGACTTGGCAGAAAAATCTACCACAGACTATCATATTAATGAAGATGATATGGCCGCGATCATTTATACATCCGGAACTACAGGAAGTTCTAAAGGTGTGATGCTCTCGCATAAGAATATTTGCTCCAATGCCACGAGTGCCAGAAACCTTCATCCAATTAATGAAACAGATCGTTTCCTTTCTATTTTACCGCTTTCTCATACCTACGAAAACACCTTAGGTTTTGTGATTCCAATGTTGGCTGGTTCATGTATCTATTATCTTGGAAAAACGCCGGTACCTTCTCTATTGATATCAGCATTAAAAGAGGTTAAACCAACTGTTATGTTCTCTGTTCCTCTGATTATTGAAAAGATATACAAAGGAAAAATACTACCTAACATCAATGGAAAAGCATTAACCAGATATTTGTACAAAATTCCATTTTTCCGTAGAAAATTAAATGCAATTGCAGGGAAAAAGCTGATGGAAACCTTTGGTGGTGAATTAACTTTCTTTGGTATTGGTGGTGCTAAATTAAACGATCAGGTTGAATTATTCCTAAGAGAAGCAAAGTTCCCTTATGCTATTGGTTACGGCTTAACTGAAACAGCTCCATTGATAGCAGGAAGTGGTCCAGCTATTACTAAATTTCAATCAACTGGTCCTGCATTAATTGGAGTAGAATTGAAAATTAATAATCCCGATCCTGTTACTCAGGTGGGAGAAATATGGGCTAAAGGGGATAATGTAATGCTAGGCTATTATAAAGATCCAGAAAAAACGAAAGAGGTTTTAACTGAAGATGGCTGGTTTAAGACAGGAGACTTAGCAAAAATGGATAAAAACAATTATCTCTATATCGAAAGTCGATTAAAGAATATGATTGTTGGTGCTAGTGGTGAAAATATCTACCCTGAAGAAATTGAATCTGTTATTAACAACTTCAAGCATGTGGTAGAATCAGTTGTAGTTGAGAAAAAAGGAAAACTAGTTGCCATGGTTCATTTTAATTATGAAGAACTGGAGCAACAATATAAAACAATTAGGAAAGATGTTGAAAACTATGTGGATCAGCAAATTGATGATTTAATGCAGGAGCTTCACGAATACGTTAATTCCAGAGTAAATAAGTTCTCACAAGTGCAAATGGTCATTGCTCAGGTTGATCCTTTTCAAAAAACTGCAACTCATAAAATCAAACGCTTTCTATACTATTAG
- the cobA gene encoding uroporphyrinogen-III C-methyltransferase: MMRERGKVSIVGAGPGDPELITLKAIRAIENAEVVLYDYLVNKQLLDYCKEGCEIVYVGKKNRQHTYPQEDINKMLIEYGLAGKKIARLKGGDPFVFGRGAEEILGLKEHDIEFEVIPGITAGVAVPGAAGIPVTLRNVASSVAFFTGHQCANHKTEIYWDKIATGIDTLVFYMGVTQAPRIVRNLMACGKNPETPVAMIRWGTLPEQEVLKGTLGTIVQMMEEHNFKPPAIFIVGEVVAYSEQLSPLINQMAESEIE, translated from the coding sequence ATGATGCGTGAAAGAGGAAAAGTAAGTATCGTTGGAGCTGGACCAGGTGATCCGGAATTAATTACACTAAAAGCTATTCGAGCTATTGAAAATGCTGAAGTGGTACTCTATGACTATTTGGTAAATAAGCAATTGCTAGACTATTGTAAAGAGGGTTGTGAGATTGTTTATGTTGGAAAAAAGAACCGACAACATACTTACCCACAGGAAGATATTAATAAAATGTTGATTGAGTATGGATTGGCAGGGAAAAAGATTGCTCGATTGAAAGGCGGAGATCCATTTGTTTTTGGGCGAGGTGCAGAAGAGATTTTAGGCTTGAAAGAACACGATATTGAGTTTGAGGTAATTCCTGGAATCACTGCTGGAGTAGCTGTTCCAGGAGCCGCAGGTATTCCGGTTACATTGCGAAATGTAGCTTCATCAGTGGCTTTCTTTACTGGTCACCAATGTGCAAATCACAAAACGGAGATTTATTGGGACAAAATCGCAACAGGAATTGATACTCTTGTGTTTTATATGGGCGTAACACAAGCCCCAAGAATTGTAAGAAACTTGATGGCCTGTGGGAAAAACCCAGAAACTCCAGTAGCCATGATTCGTTGGGGAACATTACCAGAACAGGAAGTTCTTAAGGGAACACTTGGGACGATTGTTCAAATGATGGAGGAACACAATTTTAAACCACCAGCAATATTTATTGTTGGTGAGGTTGTGGCTTACTCGGAACAATTATCACCACTAATCAATCAAATGGCTGAATCAGAAATAGAATAG
- a CDS encoding sirohydrochlorin chelatase, producing the protein MSKKGILICGHGTRKERGAKAFQEFAMKYAAQTTDYEVELGFLELSEPNFETGVKRLLEKGVKEIIAVPVFLFTGVHIQRDIPYALNSFQEKYDVKIQLANYIGTCHEMVDYSVKLLEETLKDKNWNVEETAFLGLGIGASKAEANGDLAKMTRLIQEKQKYPFSINAYTSSMTYPALPSVLEWMKVLPFKNIVMLPFVFFPGVYMDRAYETMDVFVKENPDKNIAIAPLLGDTDGLFEILNTRLQEVLDGKVDLIASTDLTGVEPHHHHHDHDHCHGHSHDHGHHHH; encoded by the coding sequence ATGAGCAAAAAAGGAATTTTAATCTGTGGGCACGGTACCCGTAAAGAAAGAGGAGCAAAAGCTTTTCAGGAATTTGCAATGAAATATGCTGCTCAAACTACCGATTATGAGGTGGAACTTGGCTTTTTAGAACTTTCGGAACCTAATTTTGAAACTGGCGTGAAGCGCTTGCTTGAGAAAGGAGTTAAGGAGATTATAGCTGTACCGGTATTTCTATTTACTGGTGTTCACATTCAAAGAGACATTCCTTATGCTCTAAATAGCTTTCAGGAAAAATATGATGTGAAAATTCAGCTAGCAAATTACATTGGAACTTGCCATGAAATGGTTGATTATAGTGTAAAGCTTCTTGAGGAGACACTAAAAGACAAAAACTGGAATGTTGAGGAAACAGCATTTCTGGGATTAGGTATTGGAGCTTCAAAAGCCGAAGCAAATGGTGATTTGGCAAAAATGACCCGTTTGATTCAGGAGAAACAAAAGTATCCTTTTTCAATTAATGCCTATACGAGTAGCATGACTTATCCTGCTTTGCCTTCGGTATTGGAATGGATGAAAGTTTTGCCTTTTAAAAATATTGTAATGCTGCCTTTCGTGTTTTTCCCTGGTGTTTACATGGATAGAGCATATGAAACAATGGATGTTTTTGTGAAGGAAAATCCGGATAAGAACATTGCAATTGCACCCTTATTAGGTGATACAGATGGTTTGTTTGAGATCTTAAATACAAGGTTGCAAGAGGTCTTAGATGGTAAAGTAGATTTGATTGCATCGACAGATTTAACTGGAGTTGAGCCACATCACCACCATCACGATCACGATCATTGCCACGGACATAGTCATGATCATGGACATCACCATCATTAA
- the cobI gene encoding precorrin-2 C(20)-methyltransferase yields the protein MSGKVFGVALGPGDPELITVKALNCLKKAEKIYYPATQTSKGNQDSFSLVILKQLDVEECKFVPITVPMSKDRSHAEKAYADLFLKVQQDVKEGKQVAVVSEGDISFFSTFAYLLDDFKANSIDFDMIPGVPAFILGGSAGRLPLVTQNDKLLVAPDLENKEELKSLLEQNQTVVLMKISKVRDWIKDFIAESKLQFFYGEYLGTEKQFTCTDMDNLKDRKIPYFAIIIFYGNK from the coding sequence ATGAGCGGAAAAGTGTTTGGAGTGGCTTTAGGTCCCGGAGATCCGGAATTGATTACAGTTAAAGCCTTGAATTGTCTTAAGAAAGCGGAGAAAATATATTATCCGGCAACGCAAACATCGAAAGGAAATCAGGATAGTTTCTCTTTGGTGATTTTGAAACAACTGGATGTTGAGGAGTGCAAATTTGTACCGATTACGGTGCCGATGAGCAAAGATCGATCGCATGCAGAAAAAGCATATGCAGACCTGTTTTTAAAGGTACAGCAAGATGTGAAAGAAGGAAAGCAGGTTGCAGTTGTTAGCGAAGGCGACATCTCTTTCTTTAGCACATTTGCTTACTTGTTAGATGATTTTAAAGCTAACAGTATCGATTTTGATATGATTCCTGGAGTTCCTGCTTTCATACTAGGAGGATCGGCTGGGAGATTGCCTTTGGTAACTCAAAACGACAAGCTTTTGGTTGCGCCTGATTTGGAAAATAAGGAAGAGTTGAAATCTCTTTTGGAGCAAAATCAAACGGTTGTTTTAATGAAAATTTCTAAAGTTCGAGATTGGATCAAGGACTTTATTGCAGAAAGTAAACTACAGTTCTTTTATGGGGAATACTTAGGAACAGAAAAGCAGTTTACCTGCACCGATATGGACAATTTGAAGGATCGAAAAATTCCATATTTCGCCATTATCATATTTTACGGAAATAAATAA
- the cobJ gene encoding precorrin-3B C(17)-methyltransferase, translating into MPNILGKITVAGLGPGSPEMFLNPAIDAIREADIVIGYKYYFQFIESFLKEGTECMDTGMRQEVERAEKAFEFAEQGKDVVVISSGDAGIYGMASLVFEMAEKTESKVELKVVPGISAFQAAAAKLGAPLSHDLVILSLSDLLTSYTLIEKRIKAAVMGDFVTAIYNPKSKKRYWQLYRLKELFLEGREETTPVAIVRQVARSEEQITLTNLRDFDPEMVDMFSIVIIGNSQSYISGDRFITPRGYYSKEEQNGRPGPLIMQESFRTIAAELKGMDLPLETKWMMLHCIHTSADFELAKILKVQNNAAPKLNEYLQKGGVIITDVTMVQSGIRKKACERMGVEIKCYLHDPRTMELSEKHGITRTQAGIRLAVEEHPDALYVFGNAPTALIELTELMRSKNIQPAGIIAAPVGFVNVKESKHRVKSFTELPAVIIEGRKGGSTLAATIVNAILSIEDAYDLKPGRDV; encoded by the coding sequence ATGCCAAATATATTAGGGAAGATAACTGTTGCAGGCTTAGGGCCAGGAAGTCCTGAGATGTTTTTGAATCCTGCAATTGATGCAATCAGAGAAGCCGATATTGTGATCGGATACAAATACTACTTTCAGTTCATAGAATCATTTCTGAAAGAAGGAACTGAATGCATGGATACTGGAATGCGTCAGGAAGTGGAGAGAGCTGAAAAAGCATTCGAATTTGCAGAACAAGGAAAAGATGTTGTGGTAATTAGTTCTGGAGATGCTGGAATTTATGGAATGGCATCGCTTGTTTTCGAAATGGCAGAAAAAACAGAATCGAAGGTTGAGCTAAAAGTTGTACCAGGTATTTCGGCATTTCAAGCAGCAGCGGCAAAATTAGGCGCTCCTTTAAGTCACGATTTGGTCATTCTGTCCTTATCGGATTTATTAACCAGCTATACCCTAATCGAAAAGCGTATTAAAGCTGCAGTAATGGGTGATTTTGTTACAGCCATTTACAATCCGAAAAGCAAGAAGAGATATTGGCAGTTGTATCGTTTAAAAGAACTGTTTTTAGAAGGACGAGAAGAGACCACTCCGGTTGCTATTGTACGTCAGGTAGCTCGCTCTGAAGAACAAATTACCTTAACAAACTTACGTGATTTTGATCCCGAAATGGTTGACATGTTTTCAATTGTAATTATCGGTAATTCACAGTCTTACATTTCAGGAGATCGTTTTATCACGCCACGCGGATATTATAGCAAAGAGGAACAAAATGGAAGACCTGGTCCATTGATTATGCAGGAAAGCTTCCGAACCATTGCTGCTGAATTGAAAGGAATGGATTTGCCATTGGAAACAAAATGGATGATGTTACACTGTATTCATACATCTGCTGATTTTGAATTGGCTAAGATCCTAAAAGTACAGAACAATGCGGCTCCAAAACTGAATGAATACCTTCAAAAAGGTGGTGTAATCATTACTGATGTAACAATGGTTCAGTCAGGAATCCGAAAGAAAGCTTGCGAGCGAATGGGCGTTGAGATCAAATGCTATTTGCACGATCCTCGTACAATGGAATTGTCAGAAAAGCATGGCATTACACGTACACAAGCCGGAATTCGTTTAGCCGTTGAAGAGCATCCTGATGCCTTGTATGTATTTGGAAATGCACCGACCGCTTTAATCGAACTAACAGAATTGATGCGAAGCAAAAATATTCAGCCTGCAGGAATTATTGCTGCACCTGTTGGATTCGTAAATGTAAAGGAATCGAAACACAGAGTGAAGAGCTTTACCGAATTGCCTGCGGTTATTATTGAAGGCAGAAAAGGTGGTTCAACATTGGCTGCAACCATTGTAAATGCAATTCTTAGTATAGAAGATGCTTACGATTTAAAACCAGGGAGAGATGTTTAA
- the cbiE gene encoding precorrin-6y C5,15-methyltransferase (decarboxylating) subunit CbiE: protein MFNFYIIGIPDRMEVSLSAEVKEVLSSQRYFSGGKRHRDLVASYLPENAEWIDLVVPLEGTFHAYEKIEEPIVVIASGDPLFFGIGNTIKRRFPDAKMKVYSYFNSLQLLAHEFQLAYGEMTICTLTGRDWVNLDQELIRGKKCIGVLTDKKKTPSTIAQRMLEAGFDNYKMIVGSKLGGEEQYCTEISLEEVVQKDFAHPNCLILVQQKEIKRTLGIHEADFHILEGRPKMITKRSIRLNSISFLELQNAKHLWDVGYCTGSVSIEAKQFAPHLKVTAFERREESKELLKVNQRKFCVPGIEGIHNDFFNIDLSTIERPDRIFIGGHGGMLNEMMHRLHEVLEEDGIIVFNTVSEGTKKAFLNAVTELQMEIIDQMSIQQDEFNPIVIFQAKKKFNHEEK, encoded by the coding sequence ATGTTTAATTTTTACATCATAGGCATACCAGATCGAATGGAAGTGAGCCTTTCTGCCGAGGTGAAAGAAGTGTTGAGTAGTCAACGTTATTTTTCGGGAGGAAAGCGTCATAGAGATTTGGTGGCTTCATACTTACCAGAAAATGCTGAATGGATTGACCTTGTTGTTCCATTGGAAGGTACTTTTCATGCATATGAAAAGATTGAAGAGCCAATTGTAGTGATTGCCTCTGGAGATCCTTTGTTTTTTGGAATTGGCAATACGATAAAACGTCGTTTCCCAGATGCCAAAATGAAGGTGTACTCTTATTTCAACAGTCTGCAATTGTTGGCTCATGAATTTCAATTGGCTTATGGTGAGATGACCATTTGCACCTTAACGGGAAGAGATTGGGTAAACTTGGATCAGGAGTTGATTCGCGGTAAGAAATGCATTGGCGTTTTAACCGATAAGAAGAAAACTCCTTCTACAATCGCCCAAAGAATGTTGGAAGCTGGTTTTGACAATTACAAGATGATTGTAGGATCGAAATTGGGTGGTGAAGAGCAATATTGCACAGAAATAAGTCTGGAAGAGGTTGTTCAAAAGGATTTTGCACATCCCAATTGTCTGATTTTAGTTCAGCAGAAGGAGATCAAGCGAACTTTAGGAATTCATGAGGCCGATTTTCACATTTTGGAAGGTAGACCAAAGATGATTACCAAGCGAAGCATTCGTTTGAACTCGATCTCATTTCTGGAATTGCAGAATGCGAAACATCTTTGGGATGTTGGTTACTGTACGGGTTCCGTATCGATCGAAGCCAAACAATTTGCTCCCCATTTGAAAGTTACAGCCTTCGAAAGGAGAGAAGAATCTAAAGAGCTTTTAAAAGTAAATCAACGAAAGTTTTGTGTTCCAGGCATAGAGGGAATTCACAATGATTTTTTCAATATCGACTTATCGACAATTGAGAGACCAGATCGAATCTTTATTGGAGGTCATGGTGGTATGTTGAATGAAATGATGCACCGTTTACATGAAGTATTAGAAGAGGATGGAATCATTGTTTTCAATACGGTTAGTGAAGGTACGAAGAAGGCTTTTTTGAATGCTGTTACTGAACTTCAAATGGAAATCATCGATCAGATGAGTATTCAACAAGATGAGTTCAATCCAATCGTGATTTTTCAGGCAAAAAAGAAGTTTAACCACGAAGAAAAATAA
- the cobM gene encoding precorrin-4 C(11)-methyltransferase, whose translation MSNIFIIINNSFAMATAERIASKMEGSSIVSVAGYPGTNKISSLPEFLNENFQVTDLLIFIGAMGICVRSIAPHLQDKAKDPAVINMDLHGKYIQSVVSGHKGGANEYAKQIAKITNGTAIITTASDTLELWPLDIFGNKFDWTNEYQNTTENDLISAFVNQKKTALLLDVKNEGTQILQESCPDFVDVFYEFDQIKQEDFDLLIAVTPGIYETSIPSLFFRSKCVVVGTGAQKGIDADAFESELKASFTSNYLAFASLKNINSIDVKVNEEAYKLFSETKNISFLTYTAEELNEKEDQVSYSEAAHREVGAVNVSEASALLASGSKRLLQTKSKHVDANGKHFTLALAMDSEQERKGEIFIVGAGPGAPDLVSVRGKSLLKRADLILYAGSLVPRELTDYGKTSCVIRNSADLTLEEQFDVMKEHYDRGGLVVRLHTGDPCIYGAIQEQMNFFDQHEMDYEIVPGISSFQAAAARLKSQFTIPEKVQSIILTRGEGRTPMPPREQLSEFAKFQSTICLFLSVTLVEKLQKDLLVGYPETTPVAICHKLTWKEEKIWRGELKDLVKIVKENKLSLTVMIVVGEAIGNRKNRSLLYHPKFTHGCRKGIEN comes from the coding sequence ATGAGCAATATATTCATCATTATCAACAATAGTTTTGCCATGGCAACGGCCGAAAGGATTGCCTCTAAAATGGAAGGAAGCTCTATTGTTTCAGTAGCAGGTTATCCGGGAACCAATAAGATTTCTTCTTTACCTGAATTTTTGAACGAAAACTTTCAGGTAACTGATTTGCTAATTTTTATTGGTGCTATGGGCATTTGTGTTCGAAGTATTGCTCCGCATTTACAAGATAAGGCGAAAGATCCTGCTGTAATTAACATGGATTTGCATGGAAAATACATTCAGTCGGTAGTGTCTGGACACAAAGGCGGAGCGAATGAATACGCGAAACAAATTGCAAAAATAACCAATGGTACAGCAATTATAACAACCGCTAGTGATACATTGGAATTATGGCCTTTAGATATATTTGGAAATAAATTCGATTGGACAAATGAGTATCAGAATACCACGGAGAATGATTTAATTTCAGCTTTTGTAAATCAGAAGAAAACAGCTTTGTTGCTGGATGTAAAAAATGAGGGGACTCAAATTTTGCAGGAGTCATGTCCTGATTTCGTTGATGTTTTCTACGAATTTGATCAGATCAAACAAGAGGATTTTGATTTGTTAATAGCTGTAACGCCAGGTATATATGAAACAAGTATTCCTAGCTTATTCTTCCGTTCCAAGTGTGTTGTTGTTGGAACTGGTGCACAAAAGGGTATTGATGCAGACGCATTTGAAAGTGAATTGAAAGCATCTTTTACGAGTAATTATTTGGCATTTGCATCACTAAAAAATATCAATAGCATTGATGTAAAAGTTAATGAGGAGGCTTATAAGCTGTTTAGCGAGACTAAAAATATTTCTTTTCTTACTTATACAGCTGAAGAGTTAAATGAGAAAGAGGATCAGGTATCCTATTCTGAAGCTGCGCATCGTGAGGTAGGAGCCGTTAATGTATCTGAGGCATCTGCATTGCTTGCGAGTGGATCGAAAAGATTATTGCAAACCAAAAGCAAACATGTTGATGCAAATGGAAAGCATTTTACATTGGCATTGGCAATGGATTCTGAGCAAGAACGAAAAGGGGAAATCTTTATCGTTGGAGCAGGCCCGGGAGCACCCGATTTAGTTTCAGTAAGAGGTAAAAGCTTACTAAAAAGAGCAGATTTAATATTATATGCTGGTAGTTTGGTTCCAAGAGAGTTGACTGATTACGGCAAAACTTCATGTGTGATTCGCAACTCAGCAGATTTAACCTTGGAAGAGCAATTCGATGTAATGAAAGAGCATTACGATCGAGGTGGTTTGGTGGTGCGTTTGCATACAGGTGATCCTTGTATTTACGGTGCAATTCAGGAACAAATGAATTTCTTCGATCAGCATGAAATGGATTATGAAATCGTACCAGGAATTTCATCTTTTCAGGCTGCTGCAGCGAGATTAAAGTCGCAATTTACAATACCAGAAAAAGTTCAGTCTATAATTCTTACTCGTGGAGAGGGAAGAACACCAATGCCTCCAAGAGAACAACTTTCAGAATTTGCCAAATTCCAATCTACCATTTGCTTGTTTTTGAGTGTGACTTTGGTGGAAAAACTTCAGAAAGATTTATTGGTTGGATATCCTGAAACTACTCCAGTTGCAATTTGCCACAAGTTGACATGGAAAGAGGAGAAGATTTGGAGAGGAGAGTTGAAAGATCTTGTAAAAATAGTAAAGGAAAATAAACTGTCATTAACAGTGATGATTGTTGTTGGAGAAGCGATCGGAAATCGTAAAAACAGATCTCTTTTGTATCATCCGAAGTTTACACACGGATGCCGAAAAGGAATTGAGAATTAG
- the cbiD gene encoding cobalt-precorrin-5B (C(1))-methyltransferase CbiD, whose amino-acid sequence MKVLLFGGTTEGKATSNWLDDLEISHFYSTKTSSGNYESKFGQRICGAMNVEEICTFCLENKIDLVIDAAHPFAEVLHHSISTAANQVSLPVIRIERDGVPRIESEYVRYHHSLAAILTDIQTEACQKIVSLVGVKSLPVIHKTMPEASIWYRILDFPSSLEIAKEAGVKIEKLIVSAAFEGMESIEDLLLDEGIEAMITKESGYSGLLDQKMDLAVKHQIPLYVIARPELPEYDETITNREMLQKYLKRKFQLERKELAPGFTSGTCATISAKAAMKLLLGEELQQTESVVLADGGICEMQLHQNKLGDGFALCSVVKNSGDDPDVTDGTEIGVSLKWNDEHCIRFVKGEGVGTVTLKGLGIPIGEPAINPVPRKTIAFELEQLMADHELTRGVDVSVFVPVGKKLGAKTFNPKLGIIDGISIIGTTGRIKPYSLDAYMQSIRKEVDMAVANDNKHIVVNSGGRSERYLKNKFPDLDNLAFLQYGNFIGEMMNTINGSGVHKVSMGIMTGKAVKLAAGSLDTHSKKVVLDHEFLKGIAKECNYPEDIIEQVGKIKMGRELEEIFAFSEEEAFFEQIKKKCIQVCQQVLKGYEFELLLISNKGEII is encoded by the coding sequence ATGAAGGTACTTCTATTTGGGGGAACGACAGAGGGGAAAGCAACTTCTAACTGGCTAGATGATTTGGAAATTTCACATTTCTACTCGACAAAAACGAGTTCTGGAAATTACGAATCCAAATTTGGTCAGCGAATTTGTGGTGCGATGAATGTAGAAGAAATATGCACTTTTTGCCTTGAAAATAAAATTGATTTGGTGATTGATGCAGCACATCCTTTTGCGGAGGTTCTGCATCATAGCATCTCAACTGCGGCAAATCAAGTGAGTTTACCGGTAATTAGAATAGAACGAGATGGAGTGCCAAGAATTGAGAGTGAGTATGTGAGATATCATCACAGCCTTGCTGCTATATTGACTGATATACAGACTGAAGCTTGCCAAAAGATAGTTTCGTTAGTTGGTGTTAAATCTCTTCCTGTTATCCACAAAACAATGCCAGAGGCTAGTATTTGGTATCGAATATTGGATTTTCCTTCTTCCTTGGAAATAGCTAAGGAAGCAGGAGTAAAAATTGAAAAACTGATTGTTTCTGCAGCTTTCGAAGGAATGGAATCCATTGAAGATTTGTTGCTTGATGAAGGTATTGAAGCAATGATTACCAAGGAAAGCGGCTATTCGGGTCTATTGGATCAGAAAATGGACTTGGCAGTAAAGCATCAAATTCCATTGTATGTGATTGCGAGACCAGAACTACCTGAATACGATGAAACGATTACCAATCGAGAGATGCTGCAGAAGTATTTGAAGCGGAAGTTTCAATTGGAAAGAAAGGAACTGGCTCCAGGCTTTACAAGTGGAACTTGTGCCACAATATCCGCGAAAGCGGCAATGAAATTATTGCTGGGAGAGGAATTGCAGCAAACAGAAAGTGTTGTGTTAGCGGATGGTGGCATTTGCGAAATGCAGTTGCACCAAAATAAATTAGGAGACGGCTTTGCCCTTTGTTCAGTGGTGAAAAATTCAGGAGACGATCCGGATGTTACCGATGGAACAGAAATTGGGGTGAGTTTAAAATGGAATGATGAGCATTGCATTCGATTTGTGAAAGGTGAAGGCGTTGGAACCGTTACTTTAAAAGGTTTGGGAATTCCTATTGGAGAGCCTGCGATTAACCCAGTTCCGCGAAAAACGATTGCCTTTGAATTGGAACAGCTTATGGCAGATCATGAATTGACAAGAGGTGTTGATGTTTCTGTTTTTGTTCCCGTTGGCAAAAAGTTGGGGGCGAAAACCTTTAATCCAAAGTTGGGGATAATAGATGGTATTTCAATTATTGGAACGACTGGGCGAATAAAACCTTACTCTTTGGATGCTTACATGCAGAGTATTCGCAAAGAAGTTGATATGGCCGTTGCTAATGATAACAAACACATTGTTGTGAATTCGGGAGGCAGAAGCGAGCGTTATTTGAAGAATAAATTTCCAGACTTAGATAATTTGGCATTTCTGCAATATGGCAACTTCATTGGAGAGATGATGAATACCATTAATGGTTCTGGAGTGCACAAAGTAAGCATGGGAATCATGACCGGGAAGGCCGTGAAATTGGCTGCGGGCAGTTTGGATACACACAGTAAAAAGGTGGTTTTAGATCATGAGTTTTTGAAGGGAATCGCCAAGGAGTGTAATTATCCTGAGGATATAATAGAACAGGTTGGGAAGATAAAAATGGGGCGTGAACTGGAGGAAATATTCGCATTCTCGGAAGAAGAAGCATTTTTTGAACAGATAAAAAAGAAATGCATTCAAGTTTGCCAACAAGTATTGAAAGGCTACGAGTTTGAACTTTTGTTAATTAGTAATAAGGGAGAAATAATATAG